ATAATTCGCCATAATTGCCATCTGTTATTTGTTTTTAATTCGAAATTTACTGCAAAGTTACACAAAATTTCGAATTGCGATGTAATTGAAGCGAAAATCAATAGGAATTTAACGATTATTCATTTTCACGCCAGTTACCTTCGTTTAAACCAGCTAAAGCCACCTGACGAGGAGTCATAGACATGGACGTAGTGACTCCATCCCTTATTTATATTCTCTCCGCCAAAAAGAAAACTCGCGCAAGCAATCTTACGCGAGTTAATGGTGTCAGTCACTGTCACTATGACATTGGCCGATTATGCTATATATTTAATCTATCCACACAGACCTCAACCACCGATTAGCTAGTTCATTGCCTTGGTTGGCAGACTTTTTTATCCATTTGAAGGCCTCTTTAGTATCTTTTTTATAACCTCCTTTAGCATATTCGTATGCTAATCCTATCTCTACCATCGCATAGGGGTTACCAAGATTAGCTGATTTATCATAAAACGTGAGGGCTTTAACTGAATCTTGTTCTATGCCTTTACCATCAGCATAGACATCACCCAGTCGATTGAGCAAGATAGTATCCTGCACATCTTCCAACTCCTGATAGATGGCGACAGCCTCAGCCACTTTCTCTTGTTTAATCAACTCGATAGCCTGAGCTATCTTCTCTTCCTTACTCGTACAGCTTGAAAAGTCAGGATCATGCCCAACAGAGCGGCAACGCTGCAAACGCTCATTACTATCTTTTTCATATTTTATCTTCCCCAATGTATTGAAGTTATCACATTATTTCTTGTCCAGAAGTAGCCCATGTAATAAGCAGTGTTATACCAATAGAATTGGTAACACTTACTTGCTCCTAAATCATTTGCTAACTTAATAGTTACTATCGCATTCCTATCATCACCATATTCATCCACCCATTCCTTTCTGGCATCTAAAATACCTAAAAGATTCCTTCCAACTTTTACAATATACTTTACGTCATTAACACTTGGGTCAAATCCGTATTTCTTC
The sequence above is a segment of the Prevotella sp. E9-3 genome. Coding sequences within it:
- a CDS encoding tetratricopeptide repeat protein, giving the protein MGKIKYEKDSNERLQRCRSVGHDPDFSSCTSKEEKIAQAIELIKQEKVAEAVAIYQELEDVQDTILLNRLGDVYADGKGIEQDSVKALTFYDKSANLGNPYAMVEIGLAYEYAKGGYKKDTKEAFKWIKKSANQGNELANRWLRSVWID